The genomic stretch CAGAGTGCGACGGCAAGTACCATAGCGACAAGACCTTGATTGTGGCGCTGTCAACACGGTGGTACGCCGGCGGGAGGCGATGCCACAAGCCGATCCGCATCACGAGCAAGCAAAACGGGCGCAGCGTTGTGGCCCGAGTGGTGGACGAGTGCGACTCCAACCATGGCTGCAAGGACAATATTGTGGACACCTCTCAGGCCGTGTGGGATGCCCTTGGGCTCGACAGCAACATTGGCGAGGTGCCAGTCACCTGGTCCGATGCATGAAAATGGTCACGGTTTTATTTATAACCtgaggccttatgtttaaaaaacccACAGCGAGCGGTGGAGGCCACTGGGACGTAGCGGTCGCGAGTCAAGCTAAGCGTCAAGTCGTTAGTGTCTCTGCTAATCTCGATGAGTATAAGGTCGAGCAGCAGAATAAATAAAATAGGGTCCCAATAAACTACTACTAGTATGGATGATAGTGCGGATTTATCATCTTGTAAGAGAATCACACTTTATGTAATGCACTTGTCGTTTTCAGTCTCAGTTTGATTG from Lolium rigidum isolate FL_2022 chromosome 4, APGP_CSIRO_Lrig_0.1, whole genome shotgun sequence encodes the following:
- the LOC124647181 gene encoding putative ripening-related protein 6, which codes for MANAKLVAVVATLVIFLEVSSCAMARHHGKPDPCSGEDDGSVPGLLHKHKKPGHCPSPGGGGGTPGIMTVNGFEKGEDGGGPSECDGKYHSDKTLIVALSTRWYAGGRRCHKPIRITSKQNGRSVVARVVDECDSNHGCKDNIVDTSQAVWDALGLDSNIGEVPVTWSDA